Within Planctomycetia bacterium, the genomic segment AAGGAACGGTGCTCCTATTGAATCAGCCGCTGGAGAAGTCGCATGTCGGCGACGGCTTCAAGCGGTCCGAAGTGGCGAATCTGTCGCGCAACGTCGTCATCGAATCGGCACAAACGGCCGGCGAGCGCGGACATACGATGTATCACTTCGGCTCCTCCGGCGGCATCAGCTACGCCGAATTTCGACACTTGGGAAAAGAGGGTGTGCTCGGCAAGTACCCGATTCACTTCCATCTCGTGCGCGACACGATGCGCGGCAGCGGAGTACTCGGGGCGAGTGTTTGGGATTCGCACAACCGCTGGATCACCGTACACGGAACCGATCATCTGCTGATCCGCGATTGCGTCGGCTACCAATCCCTCGGACACGGCTACTTCCTGGAAGATGCGACCGAGCAGTGGAACGTGTTCGATCGGAACCTCGCCGTGCAAGCGTTCAACACGACGCCGTTGCCGCGGCAAGTTCTGCCGTACGACCCGAACGACGGGGCGGGCTTCTGGTGGGCCAACGGCCGCAACACGTTCGTGCGCAACGCCGCCTGCGAAAACGATCACTACGGCTACCACTTTCAGGTCGCCGCGGCCGGCGGCTTCGATCCCGTGCTCACCTTGCTCGGGCCCGACGGCACAACCGCGAAACGCGACGTGCGGCGAATTCCGCTCCTCCGCTTCGAAGACAACGAGTCGCACGGCGAAGGTCTGTACGACTTCCGCTTCGGCGACGAAACCGACCTCGGCGTGGCCGGGGATCGCGAGCATCCGTTCATCGTGCGACGGCTCAAAGCGTGGGACTCGCATTATGTGATTCGGCCGAACGTGCGCTATTTTCTCCTCGAAGGGCTGATGGCCGAGAATGCCGCCTTCGGCATCTATCACCCGAACTACGACGAGCATGTCTACCGCGATGTGGCGCTCGCCAACGTGAAGCAGGAACCGCTGAACGGCGGCCACGATGAAGAGAGCCTCGCGCGCGGCAACTACACGTTCGAACGTCTGACGCTCACCGCCAGCAAGCTTAAGAACGACCCGCTGATTCAATTGACGGGGATAGGAATCAAGCCGGATCTCTTCGGGCACTTCCGCAACGTCCTGACCGCGAGCAGCTCTTCGAATTCGGGAGGGATCGTTGATTTCGGCGGCGGCCCGAGGACGAACCGTGTCGAGAACTGCGTAGCTTACTACTTCCACGACACGCCTAAGTCCGGCACGACGATGCGCGTGGCGCCGGTGAAGGCGAAGGAGTTGTTGAAGACCGGTAACTATCAAAGCATCGCCGGCTGGACGGGGCCGGATGCTTTGGCGGCCGAAGTCAACGTCGGAGACTTTCCGAAATTGGTCAAACCGGTCGACGATCTACCGCCGGCAACGTTGATTACCGGCGTAGAGCGAGCCGGCGACAAGTGCGTCGTACGGGGAGTCGCTCATGACGACGGCGAAATCGCTGCGGTTACCGTCAACGGACTTCCGGCGACGATCATCGCGCAGCAGGCCGGAGTCGCCGATTGGACGATCACGCTCGATGCTCCAAGCGACGGTCGCTACGTCGCGCAAGCGAAGGACCTCGCCGGAAATCAAGAATCGATGACTCACACACTGACTTCTCAGGCAGATCGCTGACCGTCTCCATTCTCCGCGGTTAACCTACCGATCGAGCCCGCCATGAAACATAACTTCAGCCAAAAGGTATCAACATGAAGAATCGCATCGCTCACACAGCGGCTTCGGTTCTCTTCACGCTAGCTCTTTGCGCCCCCATGCGTGCCGCCGAACCGATCGAGGTGTTTCGCACGGGCGACGAGCTCATCGTGCGGCTCGATCGATTCGATCTGCTTCGCCAAGCGAACCGCGGCTTGACTGCGGAGTTGAAACTGCGCGGGGAAGGAAAAGAAAAGGATCTGCTGATCGATCTGTCCGACCCGGCCGTCAACGGCACGCTCGTGATCGATCTCTCAAAGTTCGGTAACTGCTCGGGAATGAGCATCGCAGTGAAGGATGCCGGCGGAAAGTCGATCGTCGCGAAGACGGCTTCGCCCATCGT encodes:
- a CDS encoding G8 domain-containing protein, giving the protein MLKVISTVVVLAFSTVTIAAESVSFQARTVQSGSWSDKSTWESGRAPQAGDFVQVRAGHAVTYDVHSSVALRMVHVAGTLSFSRTMSTLMDVGLLKIEPGETTTEDGFDCHAAPVAAPKGSHGHSHSQVAAMPPPALEIGTPAEPIPAGIQATIRLRYHAGTNKETLPAIIACGGRWDVHGAPLARTWLKLAAAAKPGDARITLEQAPADWRVGDRIIVTTGVANGPGPFATFRKSGGRPKPVGTEERVITAVEGTVLLLNQPLEKSHVGDGFKRSEVANLSRNVVIESAQTAGERGHTMYHFGSSGGISYAEFRHLGKEGVLGKYPIHFHLVRDTMRGSGVLGASVWDSHNRWITVHGTDHLLIRDCVGYQSLGHGYFLEDATEQWNVFDRNLAVQAFNTTPLPRQVLPYDPNDGAGFWWANGRNTFVRNAACENDHYGYHFQVAAAGGFDPVLTLLGPDGTTAKRDVRRIPLLRFEDNESHGEGLYDFRFGDETDLGVAGDREHPFIVRRLKAWDSHYVIRPNVRYFLLEGLMAENAAFGIYHPNYDEHVYRDVALANVKQEPLNGGHDEESLARGNYTFERLTLTASKLKNDPLIQLTGIGIKPDLFGHFRNVLTASSSSNSGGIVDFGGGPRTNRVENCVAYYFHDTPKSGTTMRVAPVKAKELLKTGNYQSIAGWTGPDALAAEVNVGDFPKLVKPVDDLPPATLITGVERAGDKCVVRGVAHDDGEIAAVTVNGLPATIIAQQAGVADWTITLDAPSDGRYVAQAKDLAGNQESMTHTLTSQADR